In Vespula pensylvanica isolate Volc-1 chromosome 2, ASM1446617v1, whole genome shotgun sequence, the genomic window CCGCTGCACCTTCCGTGTAATTACTACTCGTAACGTCTTGTTTGAGATCGCAAAACGGTCCGATTGCTTGAGACATTAATACTCTATTTAAATCTGCTCTTTGATATACCCAACAACGGTACTTGCTGAAAGGATCTAATTCGTCGTATGTAATAAGATAggattttaaattttctttccaatatCCAATACATTTCATCTTATAATCGGGTTCGCCtgtagagaaaaaatttaattgaaggaataaataaatagaagatttGAATAAAACCTTTTATACTTACTATAAATATCCACCGGCTTTCCCAAATAGTCCACGGACAAACAATAGTTCTCATCTATGGCTACTTCTTTTTGATCCGTATCGCATACAGAGAAATCCGAAATATTTTGCTTGCAATAGATATTCGGACGTGGCGATAGAGTGACACCACCCAAGATACGTGTCTCGAAAAGAACATCTCCTTTCTGCTTAAACATGTATTTTCCAGCGACGGGGCAACGTACGGGTACAGGATTTTCCGCTgaggaagaaacgataaaaagaatctagattagaattaaattaatacgaaaaagaaaatacattccgttttatatatacctaagAATAAATCGTACTTCCAATCTTCTGTATTTTGAAATTGGACCCAAGAGCAGACCGTATGAAAATCATCCTTGATCACGGCAAGGCCACGGCGGTATCTAATAATATTGTGATGTCGCGGAACAACGTCGAAGCAAACGTAGTCCCTTTGgctataacaaaaaaatgattgtTAACAGCAAgatttaataaacgataacACATACTGCGTGGGACGTGTCAATCGGAACACctaaatatttcctttatttatggTTTTATGGAAAAAGTCCTTAGGACAAAGTTACGCTATTTGAAGCGACGTATCTGACAATGGAGAGATTTTTTGTGTCACGGTTATCGGTATTTTTCCTACGTTGTGTGTATATCGTCaagttatataaaacgtaCCAGCCATCGACCGTTAATCGTGCCATCATTATCTTACTATCTCTTAATTCACGACAGACATAAATCGTACGTCTATAACGGCCCTCGTCCGGGTACCACGTTTCGATGATATGCGTCTCATTGATAAAGACATCGGCGTCGATATTAGCAGTATTTATCCAATTCCCATGCATATCTTGAGGTAAGCGGCAACCAGGTTCTACTACTTCAGCTTTGACAGGAGTAACTCTTAATCTTTCAGGACTCTTTTCAACGGTTTTCAGAGTGTTGCATTCTGCTGTGATCGACACACCAATGTATAAATCGTCATCgcgattttttaaaaaacatcTGTACTTTTCGTCCTTTCTAGATTCTTTTGTATTTGCTACGgcgaaaaaatgatttttttctacgaaccAATCGCCCAAACAGCTGTATTCTACCACTAAAATGAAACGACATGTGCTTAGACGTAATGAAttcgaagagagagggagaaagagggaaatattagatatatgaaCGAACATCCGTCGAAGGTTCCTTTCATGCCTTGACACTGCTTGTAAGTTATATTGAACTTTTGATTAGTTATAAGAAATTGCGTTCCTGCTGTTTGACAAGAACGTATTTGCGCATCCGGATGATTGCATTCACCCGTAAATCTGAATCGATTCTGCAACAAGAAATGGGTCAGTTGTTATTCGAGGAGTATCTATATTTTTGTACGAAATGACTATCCGAGCGTTAGTTAggtattatcgaagaaaacttGCCTGATAGGCAAACTGCCATACACCTTCTAGCGACGATCTACAATTTACGGGAACATAATTTTCAGAAAACAATGTTATCAGTTGCTGATCAGGACGTAATCCTTTGCAGACATTTTCTACCGTAGGTTCAACTCCGGTAGGTAAATTTACGCAGCTTGCTGAAATAGAAATTTGGATCATAAATTTCATGCGACGATATAAAATCTTCCAAACGCGCCTACCTTCCAGTTTCTCCAATACATTAACCGTTCTAACGATAAGTTTCACGCAGTGATAACAAACATTTTTACGAAACACAAACGTATAGTTCACGTGATATTCTTCCAACATGTTTATGCAATATCCTCGATTTGTCATCGTTTCAGCATTTATTTCTGTCAATGTGTTCCTACCATTTTCCCAGGAGAACCAAGAACCTCGAATTATCAATGGTATTTGGCAGGATGCAGATACTATaggaaaaacataaaagaataaacgtTTATCAGAAAAATGTGACATCCACGCTAGGGTTACTACCGCTAATcgttttaacatattttaatgACTTAAAGATTTTAACGAAGAGTAACTTTGATAAGAATTTACcttgataaataaaacatattattagaaataaatacataaccCGTACTTCACACATTATATTATCGCAACTGCAATTGCGCGCGATCAACGAGTaaggatgataaaaaaaagaaataaagaaaaataagatacgAACTTAATAACAACATAAAATTGACTCGTGTAGTTTGTAACAACGAGACGATGAAAACATCAAAACGCAATGCCCCACCCTATCTCGAATCTCGCTCTCGATTCGTCCGTCCTCCATGATCGCTTTCGAGAGTTACTAATTTTTCTcgctttcgaatattttatgagGCGACATCTGTGTGTCGACGTAACGATTAAACGCGCTAGATTCGAATTCAGATGTTATTTCACGATATTGAGAAAAACGttatcgttgaattttttaatcaataaatatttgttaattgtaTTTGGTCTgcgttaatgaaaaatataggaAGAACTCTATAGAAGAAAACTTTCATGACGAGTGTAAATAAACTCGCTGGTAGGAtcagaagaataagaaaggtTAAAAGTTGGGTcattgatttaatattaattaagcaTAATGACCAAGCCATTTGTTTATTGATCCGCTTGTCACGGTCTATCGACCAGTCAATTACATTTATAGtcgattattaacaaataatatgttaaaagagtcttttatttatttaagtacTAGGAGAAGTAATTTAAGTACTATAATAGAACGATCTATTtccattaatttctttcgatctaaTAGTTgaggaaaaaatatctaataataaaatttttggtCGTTGTTATCATTGttgtatcattattttaagaaaatttagtCTAAGCATCGTCTACATCCTACATATATAAGCTCGTACACTTTCCTGTTCTTCATGCAGTTGCTTGGAGACTTTCGGCGCGGCTTCTTAATTCTGAAAGAATACCGTCTCTTCTTCCCTAACTTTTCTTCATATCATTTCACTTTAtcgtcattttattctttcaatcaactaaattataatttccatTTTGTGTCGTGCCGCTGAGATCGTCTTAACGATAGACAACTCTTTTTGCCGAAAGCAATAACTATCGTTTCATATATCGCTTTATCTACAAATCAGGAACggtattttttcaaaaagaagaaaaagaggaaaaagaagaagaaaaaaaggagaagagatagaagaaaaatagaagataagTGCTTTTCACGATTTGTTCGACAAACATTTCCAAGATTAAAGGTAGTGTGGTGATTTCAATAGTGTTTTTTGCGATGATTGATAACGGTAgacgtgagagagagagagagagagagagagagagagagagagagagagagagagagatggagagttGGTCTACGATAAATGCGAAGACGAAGATGCTTTCGTTCCTTTCACTCCTTCTTTGATCTTTTCAAGACGACAGCGATGCAAAAGTATCTTTAAAAGACAGTTTTGTTAATCAAAGAGAAGCTATCCTTTGAAATGGAATTACCGTGCCTTCCAAAATCTCTTTGCGCGTCGGTGCCGTTGGTCAATTTTTTGTTGGATACGGTAGGATAGATCGATcgtctctgttctttttttcctaagGACGCGTCCGAGAAATTCAACGATGCCGATCGTACGACGTTCGCGACGatgttattatcgtttaacCGCGAAGaaacttattaaaattatttttacctaCGCGCacattatttgtataattcttcgttaattacgaagatagaaaagagttagaaaagaaaaatcaactcTCGGAGATGTAAATCGTTAAAAGATGTCGTCATGGGAAACCATCGAatgaattattgtaaaatatcgcGTGGCTCTGCTTGAACACTTATCATCGTGTTTATTATCCCCTTAGGGAGAGAGTGAACGGAGCCGCGTCTTCTAGTCTATGTCACAATCGGTTAAAGTCGATTTCAAGGTAAAAGAAGTCTGACTTCTCGATAATaagatcgtcgtcgtttttctctataatctttctttctcgtttgccTTTTTTCGTCAGTAAGGTTACTGACTATTTGGAACGTTGAACTTTTTCGGATTAGCTTCAAGGCCAAATTTAGTTTTTCGGAAAGATAggacaaatatttcattagtaGGTCACGCATCGGACatcgataaaaaggaaagcgGGATCTCCGaggattatataatttcaataatattctcGAATCTCGTAGAGCGTCTTTCGTAATAAGTCATTAATAATGACTTACGTTATACGCTCGTgcgtcatttttattttcttttttttataaaaagacctacacattatttaatatctataattatgAATTGCACATAACGTTACACTATTTTCGATATAGTTTTCAaacatacctacgtatatgcccgcgttctttatttctcctcTCGCTCTATCTCCGTCCAATAACCGGTTTAACAGTTTTTTTCTCATTAGATCTTCATCCTTAGAAATTCGGCTCTAAGACGACGGGCAAAGATTCGCGATACAGTTGCTTAGGATCATTCATGACGTGAGACGTTAAATCGCCTGTTTTTGTTTAACAGTAAATTAAACATCCTTGGAAAATGTTACCatcaaaaattgttttttctacCACGCGGTTCACGAGTTgcgatctttttattaataacgatgatataatatttgagTATAACTCGAGACAGTTTTCTCAATTAAGACTTGATACCTGTAGATCGGCGATGTAGGTCATCTTACGTATATCGACCGGCAAAGCCTTTCGATCTTACGAAACTCggttattatcgaattattataaaacacccgataaataaatttatctataatttatcgatctatTGTCACTCATATCCCGcatatttcttcgatattccGACATATTTAACTTTGctatatttctgtttctttttccttttttttttgtgtaaaatttaattcgagccatatataattatatttgagaaaggaaacgtctctctcctttctcgagCAAAGGGAAAACGCGTAtacgtattttaaataatttcgttcgtgCCAACGAACTAGCGCGAACGATTTGAACTGCCGGCTTCGAGGAGGGAACACGAGGAAtcgaagaaagggagagtaaAAGTAGAATGTAAGTCGCAATGGATGTTTTCATTGTACCTCGACGATCTGGTTCACCTTGGTACTCAAGTCGAGCTGGCGcatttttctcatctttcgaAACGATTGGCAACCTCTATCTCCTCGGAATTGCGCCGCGTACTTACATTCTTGTAACGTCTACGTACAAAAGTTGTTAAAATCGATCCGTTTCTCCTTGACTCGCTGAACTCGACAAATGACGTCGCCAATCGACATAAtcgaaggaaacgaaataGGAAAGTCATTCcaaataaattcattcttatacatttttcgatttacttcgacgaacgaagaaaaagttctGATATGCTTCGAAATGTACAAACATGTACAGTATTGTTAAATTCTTCTTCCGGAATTAAACGCAGtttattaaacgttaaaaaattaaattaaatgacaaTCGCATCAATAGCATATAccgtacatttatttttacctttatcgcgataaaaatgattataattgtttttcggtcgagagatataaaaaatattgacaaatAGGAAGGTGAACATTCTGACAGTGGTATCGGAAGATAATCGTTTGCTATGCTCGCGAACGTAATTCGTTTGGTTAATCGCACGTTCGACTATTATTTAAAGATGCTCGacgagaatatttttgtctACAAAGATCTTGGTGTATTCGCACGGTTCATATAATTTCACCCTTCAAAAATAATCCTTATTAGCGATTATACTCGCTCGAAAGTGATATTTATGTGCAGTTTATGTGTTTTCCATCAAGGATTTACAACTCGTGTCGATCGatataagaatttctttctgtctctcgtCCGACAATGGATGTGCCATGACAaagcattatatattattaaatcgatttaatccAAGGATAATGTGCATATGGTATTTCAGGTTGGTGAACgattggagagagagagagagagagagaagaatgtcGGCTCTCGTGGACTGGTACAAGGATTTGATGTACAATAAGAATGGTAAGGAAAGGAACGGTAAGATATCACTTTCGTTAGGCGATTGTTAAGCAGTTAACAAGTTACGTTTTTCAGATCCGAGAACGAAAGATTGGTTCTTGATATCGGGACCAGGTCCGATATTGACCATCCTCATTACctatttatacttttctctGTCGGCCGGACCGAAGTATATGAGAGACAAAAAGCCATATAATTTGAAGAATACTCTCatagtttataattttattcaagtATTGCTCAGCATATACATCGTTCACGAAGGTTTGATGTCAGGATGGTTCTAccattacaatttttattgtcAACCGGTCGATTACTCGAACGATCCAGTAGCATTAAGGGTTAGTacaaaaatatcaagaaaatcCGTTCCGATCGATTATCCTATCGGTGATTAATACCATTAATACCTTTGAACAGATGACTCGAGCCGTATACACGTACTTCGTATGTAAACTGATCGAACTATTGGACACGGTATTTTTCGTTCTacggaagaaggagaagcaaATATCATTCTTACACGTCTATCATCACGGGCTGATGCCTTTCGCCGCTTGGATCGCAGTTAGATGGCTGCCTGGTGGACACGGTACCTTACTCGGCGTTATCAACTCTTTCGTACACATCATCATGTACACCTACTACATGCTCGCTGCGTTCGGACCACAAATGCAGCCCTATCTTTGGTGGAAGAAATATCTGACGAGTTTGCAACTCTTGCAATTCTTAATAGTCGGTATTCACGCCAGTCTAGTCCTATTTAACGGTTGCAATTTTCCAAAAATCCCGATCGTCCTTTTGGTCATCAATGCCGGTGTCTTCATATATCTCTTCGGCTCGTTTTACGTTGTCACCTATATGAAATCTTACAAcgttgagaagaaaaatgagcaAAACGATAGTGAGACGGTTAAAGATAAATCGAATTGAGAAAGTGAAGCTCTAAGGAAAACAGATTTAACAAGAGAAGCAGTTTTCTCAAGGATTAAACGTCGAGATAGATATGCGTTCTACTAAACGAACATGTCGAACTCCTAGAAGAATACTGTTGcgattgaaatatatagaaatttttagaagagaaggaaagtcaAATTCTACttaaatttcgtttaatcgCGAAATATCTATGACAATtagaatttcgatatttcgagaTAACGAAGTTTAGATGCTCCTTGAACGCTAATCGGTCAAGTAGCCGGGACAACAAAATCAGATTATCGTTTCGGGCATATCTTAAGCCCGTGGGCTTAACTtgagtttttttttcagttgCGACAGTATTCTTCCAAGGGCGCGATATGTTGGATATCGCTAATATGTCAATTATAGTTCGTCCATCGGCCTCAATCAAACGTCTTCCAATTGTAGAAAGCCGGGGAATCGTCGGGGAGACTAAAATgcgattataattaaacaaaacttttttttttgcttgcACTCTTTCGCATTTGAATGCTGATTGTTCTCCGCGCGACAGTCTTTCGTCCTATCCATCCTTTTCGCGTCGGATGGGAGAAACAAACGATAATTCTACGATACCGGATTTTTTTACGCTTACACGAATCAACGACTCTAAACCTAACGACTCCGCAATTACTTCTTTTAGGATCGCAATAACGCAGAATTCAAAGGTGAACGATGATTGGAGGGGTCGCGTGCTTACTTGCCTGTTCCGGTTAGATAGGACGCATTATTTCACATTTTCCTCGGCTGCGCGGGCttgtcttttgtttttttgtcgatagtcgatattattaattgctactgaaaatttataaacgacGATATCTTGACATGGCAAATATCGCGTTTTTCTTTACAACCCGAGATATATTCCACGTACTCTATTCTACATACTCCTATCCTAGACGAACGAGAAGACTTTCTCGTCAGCTGCACGGCAGGTTTGTTTTCAAGCATGAAGCGATAAATAGTAAATTTAAGTAGTAGAGGAACGGATTGATGGATGGCAGGGATCGTAAGGCCCATGCCCAGAAATTGTCCACTTACGACCGTCGTTACTTGTTATTGAATTACTCGAACTGACTTTGGCGTAACTTTACAAacgtaaatatagaaaaataaaaataaagagagaaaaaaagaaacattattatacGTTAAAAAGTCATGTTCAAATTCCACGTTTGGAGAATTTTTTTGTCTACATAGATCGGATACCTCTTTACATAAGCGATTTTACATAAACGTAATGGAAAATTGTGAACTTGTCAAcgtttaattgtaattttgtcatttttataaaaaaattcttatttttagaaaactcttttagaaatataatgcCACTGCCACTGATGCGACGGATCGGCACTATtggtgtatataatattaccaTCCGGTCAAAAGTTTTCCTATTCTTTCGGATCGGAGATTCGGAGATTAATGGAAATTTATATAACCGATTCATCGAAATTTCTATTCATGAATCGCTTCAAAATCGCGACGATTTGTATCACTGTAGCGTATGTTTTTATCtgtctataataaatattgcagttttttatctatcgatcaataaatattGCAAGTATTAGAACCACCTTgttattaatctttcttttcagatACGAGCGAACATTAAATTTTACTcttaagagaaaaggaaactttAGCGGAGATTCAACTTCTTATATAAGGATATACGGATAAATGTTACCTGATTCGTCGTTGACAAATTCATCgcaaaaaattcattcatattatgcaatcgtatattttttatttccccgTCAAAAACAGAGATCCGAAATTCGTAGGAgtacgatgaaaaaagaaaaatatacatgtatagataTCCATATGcgtctattataaatatatgtatatggatatatgtatatatagatggcTCGTTCGCGCTTGatccatttccttttcttttttttttttacaaaaataggCGACTTCAAAAATGATTAATCGTTCTTAATTAACATCCAAAGAAACGAAAGTTTATTAGATCGCCTAGTTTTTTATGCATACGAAACGTAGTTTAAGTTACGCGATTAAGCTTAGCCAAAGATTAGATAATTAGTAACagaacaatttctttcttttttaacagacGATAATATTATTGGAAAAAAACTGTCGTTGCGTGTTCATAACCTCGGGATCATCGACTGTTGGTAAAGATCATGACCGTGACACCTGTTTCCGCtatagaattcttttcttttttatcagaaTACAATGTAAAAATAAGTTTACAACATTTTTCATACACAggtacatatttctttttaagtattttataatcttaattttaataattgattatctctttcttttcaaattggTCTATTCTTGTGACCGATAATACTCGACGCAGactaatatataagatataaactatatgattatattttcctGAATAGAAAAAAGCTCTTCacattcgatcgaattaaccttcaaaatatattccatatatTGTACGCACGCGTCGAATTTGTAATTctgatgtaaaataatttcagtATAACCTTCCAGAATATATGGAAGGTATTtcggaatatatatatggcaTTATCGAGAATGTGTCCGGTGGTTATGTTTCTCAAGCAAAaaagatacgtatgtatttacatataactTCTTTCCATAATTGAAGTAACtgctttaattattctttctaatTCCTCTTACTAATCTCTTCGGCGAAAGAAGACACGAGGGGCTCggaacgagaggaagagagataattTTACTGATTGCCGGTAAACGCTCGCAAATGTGATAAATGAATCGTCGAAAATAGGATGacgtagaaaatttatttctttgcatTTTTCTCGGTGTAATCACGCACTAATAAGAAGCGTGAGACACTTTAGCTAATGTATGGTATAATGCTTGTACGAAGGTACTACAGGAAATTTTCTACAACCGGATGGAtcgtaattataatacaatggACGAAATGTTTATAACGATGGGAAATTAATAGTTTCAGTCTGTTCAGGTGTTCCGTATCGTTTAGTTCGATTTTCATCGGTTGCCTTTCTTCATTGATTATAACGAATAACGAACGCTCTATGAAACGAATGATTTCGAGGAAAGAAACTCATAAATTGCGATAGAATTCGGCTCTCATACCCTACATATCTTCGTCGCGAAAAGATTAAAGGGAGTCTGAAGCTTTCCAAATCTGAAAAGTTCTCGAACATGACGACTCTTATTAATCATCTCTATACTCAGTATCGTTATATTACTGAATATAAAGCAGGTAATAGATATACACGTAATCCAATAATTATCTGATAAAAGTTCGCTTTTTTCGAGACAACCTTAACGCGCTTATTTGTTTTCCGATAGTACATTCgttgattaaattaaaataattgatttaattaaaattcggtCGAAAAACGCATGAAAAAGAATACCGatgaatattcatatttatgatATCGCGATTACGCATTCGATGTTATAGTTTATCAAAAGTGACTTGTTTGCTTAagcgaaaaaaattaattctcttttagACCCTAGAACAgaagattttttattcgtaaaaccATTATGGGTTATTGGCATCATAGGAATTTATCTCCACTTTGTTTACAAAAGCGGATCTGCAttcatgaaaaagaagaaaccttACAAGTTGAACAAAATCCTGCAGCTATATAATGTTATGCAAATCATATTAAATGGCTATCTACTCGTTCGTGTAAATATTATCCTAAATTAAGACTGCGCTTTAATATCTAGtcaaaataattcgaatattcGATTTGAAAGGTTCGCTTTTGTTTATAGGTCATCTTATTAGGATTGATATGGAAGTACAAATTTGTTTGCGAGCCTGTTGATTATTCGAATAATCAATTTGCCCTacaggtaaataaaaaaatcacaactttaaagataaaaaaaaaaagtaaataagaaaagaaataaaaaaaaaaaaaaacgtaaatacAGGTCACAGCTATAGTTTGGTTCTACTACATGCTCAAGATATTTGATCTTTTGGacacaattttctttatattacgGAAGAAGCAGAATCAAATAACGTTCCTACATGTTTATCATCATGCCGGGATGATAATTGTTACATGGGTAGGCATAAGATATTTACCTGGCGGACATGGCGTATTTTTAGGTaatgaaaacaataaattGAAACAagtaaatcgatcgtttaacgattaatcgttgatatattctaattctaatttcaGGCTTGATAAATACCTTCATCCACGTAATTATGTACACTCATTATCTGTGGACATCATTGAACCTTGGCAAAGCATGGTGGAAAAAATACATTACCCAATTACAGATATTCcaattcattataatatttttacaatttttgtgGGGTGTTTTGACCAAGGATTGCGCTTATCCGAAAGTTTTACTTTTGCTGTTCATACCGcacaatattttaatgatcgtacttttcatagaattttattacaagTCGTATATACAGAAGAAATCATCCCAAATCGATAAAAACGGCCTCTTGACTAGGACAAATCAAAGTGGCGTAGAACTGTCGAATGGAAGACCAAATATATCCGAAAATTTGACAAAATCAAaacttttgtaaatttttttcaaaaatttatgaCGACAGTTACAGTTGAACATGCCACTTCTTATTCGTATATGCTTAGAAAACGTAACacaattattttgaaatgcATGATCGATGCAACGCTACAGTGGGACATTAGCATTAAATACCCCAGGATGAAAACTTTAACAGTTGTTGaattgaagaaagaacaatcaaccaaaagttttatatattatttttatattcacgaAGCAATAAACTTCATCAAACGTTAAGAGATTTTATAGAACATATTTCCTTCTTatctattatacatttattagcGATTTTTGTATGTTTAAAGAAAGGTGTGTATACTTTTGCAACATGCTCttcaataaaatacatacaacatacatacatgcatgcatgcatgcatgcatacatacgcacacgcgcacacaaaacattttcgaacaaattttacgatttcgtcatatattagaatttttatagatactaattttttttacgattctaTAATTTccattatcgattttttttatattttatctcatGGTATGTCATGCTTATTATGATAACATTTAGTAAAAACTTGTGCAACAGAAATCGGTGCAATAAAAGAGTGCAATAAAAATCGGTTTCGAATTTGTAagtaatttaaagaaaagttgCAGATTTTTACATAGATCGTGCAACACATGTACGTTCCCGTTCTTGATATTCTAAAACGTTTTTCTAAGGATTTAGATTATAAATCCTGCATTTAGATCTTGAGCCTATACCCGCCGACGAAAGCTAAAACAAGTAAAGTGCAATGAAGAGGAGACTTCATctaatggattttttttttgatgaaaattaattgcgTTATAATGGCTCTTAAAAATGATCTTAAAGGATTATTCCACTGTAAGACGTTAATCAATTTGGGTTTGGTGCATGACCGAAAAACTGAAATGACTACGACACAATTGTATAGATTAACTAAttgtgaatatatttatattttaaaaattaacttttaaCATACGTACACATCCGTACGAGTAGTATCCATAGCTATTCGTCGagtgaaaagcaaaaaaatgtttgttacGTATgattaaattctataaattttgattaattataatatataaaaatacagaaataCCAATAGATTATTTAGAACGCGAAGACTTTCTATTTCAAATAACATCATCAAAGGAGGTCCAAACGATCGACGGTtcaaatcttttaataaacgatGGAGTATGAATCAATATATTCGACATTGCGACTATCTAAAACGTTAGTTTCAACGACATAACAATAAGCG contains:
- the LOC122638219 gene encoding elongation of very long chain fatty acids protein AAEL008004 isoform X2, producing the protein MSALVDWYKDLMYNKNDPRTKDWFLISGPGPILTILITYLYFSLSAGPKYMRDKKPYNLKNTLIVYNFIQVLLSIYIVHEGLMSGWFYHYNFYCQPVDYSNDPVALRMTRAVYTYFVCKLIELLDTVFFVLRKKEKQISFLHVYHHGLMPFAAWIAVRWLPGGHGTLLGVINSFVHIIMYTYYMLAAFGPQMQPYLWWKKYLTSLQLLQFLIVGIHASLVLFNGCNFPKIPIVLLVINAGVFIYLFGSFYVVTYMKSYNVEKKNEQNDSETVKDKSN
- the LOC122627241 gene encoding uncharacterized protein LOC122627241; translation: MTTLINHLYTQYRYITEYKADPRTEDFLFVKPLWVIGIIGIYLHFVYKSGSAFMKKKKPYKLNKILQLYNVMQIILNGYLLVRVILLGLIWKYKFVCEPVDYSNNQFALQVTAIVWFYYMLKIFDLLDTIFFILRKKQNQITFLHVYHHAGMIIVTWVGIRYLPGGHGVFLGLINTFIHVIMYTHYLWTSLNLGKAWWKKYITQLQIFQFIIIFLQFLWGVLTKDCAYPKVLLLLFIPHNILMIVLFIEFYYKSYIQKKSSQIDKNGLLTRTNQSGVELSNGRPNISENLTKSKLLARSVALREPIDLSYRIVATDNRLRRTKMTDYKEIFENIKDPMIDTWPLMGSPGPILCIVLVYLLFVIKIGPKIMENRPAFELKGFLIAYNALLIVFNIWLTSLATKIDLTALIRSNGCRLQTHQLSKDESLETPVNEHSQILSTAAWWYFFAKIIELIDTVFFILRKKQNQLTFLHIYHHSATALFAWCYLKLLPGEQGIVVGLLNSMVHIVMYSYYLISALGPKYKKYLWWKKYMTLFQLIQFVIMIVYLLLTLVMDCRMPKILTYCFMTHVVIFMYLFSNFYRKAYIKQKQV
- the LOC122638214 gene encoding uncharacterized protein LOC122638214 yields the protein MCEVRVMYLFLIICFIYQVSASCQIPLIIRGSWFSWENGRNTLTEINAETMTNRGYCINMLEEYHVNYTFVFRKNVCYHCVKLIVRTVNVLEKLEASCVNLPTGVEPTVENVCKGLRPDQQLITLFSENYVPVNCRSSLEGVWQFAYQNRFRFTGECNHPDAQIRSCQTAGTQFLITNQKFNITYKQCQGMKGTFDGLVEYSCLGDWFVEKNHFFAVANTKESRKDEKYRCFLKNRDDDLYIGVSITAECNTLKTVEKSPERLRVTPVKAEVVEPGCRLPQDMHGNWINTANIDADVFINETHIIETWYPDEGRYRRTIYVCRELRDSKIMMARLTVDGCQRDYVCFDVVPRHHNIIRYRRGLAVIKDDFHTVCSWVQFQNTEDWKYDLFLAENPVPVRCPVAGKYMFKQKGDVLFETRILGGVTLSPRPNIYCKQNISDFSVCDTDQKEVAIDENYCLSVDYLGKPVDIYSEPDYKMKCIGYWKENLKSYLITYDELDPFSKYRCWVYQRADLNRVLMSQAIGPFCDLKQDVTSSNYTEGAAVALELQEYERERDQCPMHFDDGSNPWMQTENYIKVFHYGNGNDKTTVTFPLLLTGIVVFLTRLDILHIRYTV
- the LOC122638219 gene encoding elongation of very long chain fatty acids protein AAEL008004 isoform X1; translation: MTKHYILLNRFNPRIMCIWYFRLVNDWRERERERRMSALVDWYKDLMYNKNDPRTKDWFLISGPGPILTILITYLYFSLSAGPKYMRDKKPYNLKNTLIVYNFIQVLLSIYIVHEGLMSGWFYHYNFYCQPVDYSNDPVALRMTRAVYTYFVCKLIELLDTVFFVLRKKEKQISFLHVYHHGLMPFAAWIAVRWLPGGHGTLLGVINSFVHIIMYTYYMLAAFGPQMQPYLWWKKYLTSLQLLQFLIVGIHASLVLFNGCNFPKIPIVLLVINAGVFIYLFGSFYVVTYMKSYNVEKKNEQNDSETVKDKSN